DNA sequence from the Nicotiana tomentosiformis chromosome 3, ASM39032v3, whole genome shotgun sequence genome:
AATTTCATTCATCAGAATCACTTGGATATCTTCAAAAAGCTTCAGGTTACAATTTGACATTTTGTTCTTGAACTTCATTCATTAGAATCAGTTTTTATTAATTGCTTCCGGAAAATGATTGCTTCTTAAATATGTTATTACATTAACTTCAACTTAGCTGGTGATCTTCTTCAAATTTCTATATTCTGTTTACTgtcaaagattttcttttgtctACTTATGATTTAGTAAGTTTTATGTAATTGCTGGCCACTATGTAtgtctttaaatttttcatcttCAAAATATCTGTTATCTATGGCCGCAGCTGAGAATTCTTTTATGTAACAGAGGAgggttcttttaattcttttcgTCAAGAAAATCAAGAACATAATGTGAATATCTTGTGGATAAATCAAAGTTAATAAAATGAACGAGTGGAAATAATCATCCTTTACTAGTGGAAGTAAATAGTTTTCCTACTTTTTCTTTCTTGTATAAAATAGTGCCATAACCCACCCCAGCTTTGCCCTTTTCCCTTCATTCGATCGGCTGTTAGTTACTGTAAGAAAATGGTTTAATTAATTGCTTTCTGATAAAACATTCTTGAGTAAAATCCTTTTCGTTACTCTTTTAAAGGATGATTATTTTTGTATGGTTTAAATAAGTTGAGTTTTCCTGAATATATACAGAGAGAGATATTCACAGAGGCACAGCAGCAACCATGTCTATGAGCGACGAATCCGCGTATGGCGCTGCTGTTTTAATCGATGAATTGATGAATGAAGACAGGGAACTTAGATTGAATTCCATGCGACAACTGTCTACTATTGCACGTGCGCTTGGTGTGGAGAGAACTCGGACAGAGTTCATTCAATATATCAGAGAGAATTTTGATGACGAGGATGATGAGGAAGTTCTTCTTGAAATGGCTGAACAGTTGGGGGTGTTTATTCCATATGTGGGAGGAGCTGAACATGCTACTGTCTTACTTCCACCGTTGAAAGGTCTTTGTAGTGATGGAGAGAGTCGTGTTAGGGACAAAGCAGTTGAGTCATTGTGCAAAATAGGATCTCAAATGAGGGAACCAGACTTGATCGAATCGTTTATTCCACTGCTGAAGGTTAGTACACTTGATATTGTTTCATGGCAACAACAATATACTGCTTATAAATCTTTAAGAATTGCTTCTCATTATCTCATATAGTTTAGTATAGTCAAACTGCTGCGGACTTGTTATTCCTTATTTTTGGTTTGTTATGTCTGCTTATGAAATTATTGAAAAGATGCATTAGATTAAAAGCTAATTATATGACTTCAAGGATACTTATGTCTCCTATGCTCCATCTTTTTACTGATGAAAAgactaaataaaaaaaattacttggTTTAATTGAGTTAACGTGACGTATTAAACCAAGTAAGCGCAACATATATTGTGACCTCATCCACCAAAAAGTGCATAATCAATCATTTGTATATCTTAGAAGATGTCCATTCCTTGGTATCATATGTTGATGGGGGTAGAAATAAAGGAATTTGAATTAACTATGTATGTAGACAGAAGTTCTCCTTAAGCTAATTCTTCTTAGGTTACTTCTTTTTATTATGCTAGCAGCTTCTTTGTTCATCCTTTTAGTAATTAGTTTGTAAGTTAATGTGGTGATCTTCTATGTGTGATCCTTCTTTTCCTGGTTTTGCCTAATCAGAGACTGACTGATAAGGAGTGGACTGCTCAAATTTCTTCATGCGGATTATTTCACATTGGTTACCCAAACGCCCCAGAGCCTGTAAGAAAGGAACTAAGAACTCTATACAACCAACTTTGCCACGATGACACACCTTTGGTAAGGAAAGCAGCAGCAAAAAATCTTGGAAAGTTTGCTGAGACTGTTGAGAAACCCTATCTGATGAATGACATCATGCCAATGTTCAAGTATCTGAGTCAGGACGGTATGATGTTCTCAATATTCTCTTTGCTTTCTGAAAGTAggttttatttaatattattgatctcagatttctttttatttaatattattgatctCAGATTTCTTTTTGGTTCTGCTTGGCTTTGATTCTTTTATACCAAGCGTACTTCAATTTGAGTGAGAGAATTCTTATGTAAGGCATATTTCATATTGGCTCTCCTTAGATCAGAAAATTGGTACTAGCAGTTGGCCTACATCAGTCATCTTTCAATTGACTTGTAAGATTGGAGGATAAGATAGAGTGAAGGTTTAAGGAAAGAACATCTGCGATTGGGATGTTGCTGTAACCCTCTTTCTAAAGTTAATTAGAATCTTTTGTTAAGAGTAAATTGCATGTAGTTTATCTCTTCATCCTCACCCTATTCTAGGCCAGACAAGCATAAAGAGCATATTGATGCAAGTTTTGGAGTGCAAATTTTCTTTCGGAAAGAGGAGTGATCTTCAAGGTAGCTTTGAATTATTGTGGAAAGAAGTACCAAAAAGTCTAATCAATTTTTATGTGCTAATGACAAGCATTACTTGTTCTATTTAAGATTTACTCTCATACCGGAAAGTCTGCTAGTAGTCAATAGTTGGCACTATCTCAGTATTGATCTAAATTTGGTTTATTCAATTTAAATCATTGTGACTAAGCTGGTTGTTTATTCTATTCAGATCAAGATTCTATCCGTTTATTGGCTGTCAAGAATTGTGCAGCTTTAGGGAAGCTATTGGCGCCACAAGTTTGTCTAGCAGAGATTCTCCCTGTCATGATTAGTTTGGCACAGGTTCAATTAAACTAAATATCTGCAACATGACTTTTTACTGACTtgttgttatatgtatgcacaatattttattgattttgCATATAAATGAATATAGTGTTTTCCTTTGATCAAACACTAATTTGCTCTATCAGTTTACAGTTGGATACTGGCGGCCAGAACATATTTTAATGACCTGCTTATCTGCATTGACAGGATGCTTCTTGGCAAGTTCGTTACACGGTTGCAGATCAAATTTATGAACTATGTGAGACAGTTGGACCAGATGCTACCAGGTATTTGGTTATTTGTGAACTGAAATACTGTTAAGATCATTTCCCCAATCTTTTCCTTTTATACTTTTTAGTTCTCTCTCTTTTTGTTTTTACGCTTGGTCAAGTGTCCTCTGTCCAAAACTAACTTATGAGAGTTGTGAAATTTGGAAGGACGGAGATGGTCCCTGCATATGTTGGTTTACTTCGAGATAATGAAACTGAAGTCCGCAAAGCTGCAGCTGGTAAAGTCACCAAGGTTTTCCAGATATTGAGCCCTGAGCTTCCAGTCCAGCATATCTTTCCTTGTGTCAAGGTTTAAATCTTATGGTGTTCGTTTCGTCTtttgatatattaatattatCTGTATGCTGTCTCATTATTTCCTTTCCTTGGACTGTCTATTACTCGTTCAAAGGATCTTTATAATTTGTTATAAGAGTTACATTTGTTTTTGTATCAGGAACTATCATCAGATCCATTCCAGGAGGTTCCTTTTGCTTTGGCTTCAGATATTATGGGACTAGCTCCTATTTTAGGAAAGGTATAAACCCTTGCCAATATTAGTCTATAGTTTCTCAATACCACAGTACATGTGCACTAAGAACTATCATCAAATTTTTTTCTGATTGTTGTCCTGGTGTAACATGTTCTTTCCCATGATGGTTCAGTATAAACATAAATGATGTCTGCTtcgttcttttttcttttgtttttagaAAACCTTTTCACTCTCTAGTTATGTTAATGTGTCTCAATATGGTTTTCTGATAAAGAAAATTGTCCTCATAATATGCTTTAGTATGTCGCTTGATAAAGCACCACATTCTGCTGTGACTCTTGTACTTATTTCAGTTCTCCCAGTCTCTTGAAAATCAGTTGTCAGTTTGATGGAAAGAGTTATAAATTTCTCTGTGATCAGATTTCAGCAGCTTATGCTAGAGAATGATTTCGTAGGTCTAGCGGGCTGTGTGACTTTTAGCTTGTCTTTGATGACCTCGGATTGTGTAGCAtatatatttctttctttttgagcTGCGTGAGAAACAATTCGTGAATATAGTCCTTACTTGCTTTGGGAAAGTCTGAGTGTCAATCATATAGTGAAGAGGAACTTATTGTTTCTGCACTTCTTATTGCAGGATCAAACTGTTGAGCAGCTTCTCCCAATATTCCTCTCTCTTCTAAAGGATGAGTCCACTCAAATTCGTGTGAACATTATTAGTAAGATTGAGCAAGTGAACCAGGTTAGCCATCTATAATCTGTACTCAAGCTACTTTGCACGGTCTGAATCTCACCACCTATACCCTTTTTTTTTCTCTTGCAGGTGATTGGAATTGATCTGCTTTCCCAATCACTGCTGTCAGTTATTGATGAACTTTCAGAGGCTAAACACTGGAGAGTTCGGGTTGCATTAATTAACTTCATCCCTCTATTGGCCAGTCAGCTTGGTTTTGGCTTTTACAATGACAAAATTGGTGCTCTTTGCATGCAATGGTTAATAGATAAGGTATTCGTGAAGCTCTCTTTTTCTAAATAGGTCTATTGCTGATTTAGATGGCAAACATCTGTGAAGAATAAACTTTCTTGTTTACGACTTGTTTGGTGAAAGAGTCGTGGTCTGTAGTTTAGTTGGGATAATGTTGTTTTCACATGTTTCTTATTGTTTTTCAACTTGCAGGTTCACCAAGTTCGAGTTGCAGCAGCTAATAATCTTAGGCTCCTCGCAGAAAAATTTGGTCCAGAATGGGCATCAGAGCATATAATTCCACAGGTTTTCTAGTCATTTACTGCAGATTTTTCGCTTGTTGCTGATGCAATAATTTAGCAGTTAAATATTAGCAATCTTGTCTACTTCATATTCCAGGCCTTTTGTTTCATTTGACAACTGGACTAACACTTCTTTACAGGTTTTGGACATGGTTGATGACCGAAATTATCTGTATCGGATAACCATACTTCACGCACTTTCTCTTCTTGCCCCTGTAATGGGCTCAGAGATTACTACTTCCACATTTTTGCCAGTTATACTTGCTGCTTCAACAGACAGGTTAACTATCAATTTCTTCATGCTTCAATCCTATTCATTCAAGATACTTGTTAAGGCTCGGCTCTTACACTTGCATATTCCAGGGTACCTAATGTCAGGTTCAATGTGGCAAAGGTGTTGGGATATCTTGCTTCTGTAGTTGATCAATCTGTAAGTGGCAACATAGTTCTACCATTGCCTGCAAACATATATGTCAGTATGAACTTCTGTCACATCATTCCACTGATATGAACATTGCTCTTTGCAGGTTGTGGAAGAAAGAATTCGGCCTTGTTTGAATAAATTCAATGAGGACGAGGATGTTGATGTTAGGTTTTTTGCCAACAAAGCCCTACAGGCAATCTATCAGTGATATAATGTCTAGTTAAGTCAGTTTGATACGTCGAAAATAGTAGTTTTCTCCTTGTTAATACTGAATACTGAAGATAAAGGTGAATGTTGATGAAACAGCAGAGCTTTTATAGTCTAAATGTAGATATCAGATATTGCATTCTCTTGCCATTTTGTAGGCATTAGAATAGAAAATCTCTTGAACTGCCAAACGAGTATACTATTTCACAAGTGTAGTGTATATACTGACAAGCAACAACTTTTGGTTAGCTATGTTTTGGTGATTCCTGATTTCTTGGCTTGACGTCGAGTGTGAAATGCGTTTATGGAGTCTTCTTTCTACCTGATTCATTCTGCATTTCTAGAATTGTACATCAGATATTAGAATTTAAAGCCAGTTATGAGTACTGAGTGAACTTAGTTGGCTTGGCTGCTGAGTACAAAATTTGTTTTGAAATGGCCATGCCAAACACTGGTCTGAAGTTTCTTTCTTTATGTTGGTTTTCAGTAAAAGAAACAGATGAATCCATAGTGATTGCGTTTTGATACTTCTTAATTTGTTTCATTTTAATATGTTATTGTTGTAGTAATTCCTACTTGATTTTTCAGCCTGAAAAATTAACAGTTGACTCAATTTAAACCATTTTTTACTCTCTTGTATGTGTAATGTGTAGACCAAACAATTAGGTCACTGCTTAAAGTTGTAAAGCAAACTAAACTACTTGTCATAAAATTTTAGACCACAAGCTAAGGCTAGTTTCcagatattaaaaaaaaaaattattcttctgTCCGTGAAGTGCATTTGTTACATTTGCAAAACTTTCTAAAAAGGGACAAAATAGAAAAAAGTGGGCTATTAGAAAATTAGCTGTAAATTAGTGAtacataattaaataaaataataatatgataaaaatgtaaaaaatggaGTAACAAATATTCATATATGTATAGATTTTaacttaaatatatataaaaataatttttacataATGGGGGTCACAGTGTAAAAAATTCTTTAAGTTAAActaatatttaaataatagcaCATTCAACGCGGTAAATAAGGTAGACGCGTACTGGTTAGTCGGTACAAATGTAAAAACTATATAGGCTTGAGAGGGCCATATACTTAACAAGTCTCGAGTCTTGTCCCCGGCAAGATTTGAGTCGAATTCGCTCTGTGGGACCAGTAGGGGTCAGGCCAACAACAGCGAAACAAAACAAATTGAGGTGTTCAACATTCTTCTTCTTGTTCAAGATTTTGACTGAAAAATTGAAAACTTCTAATCAGACGATTCCAATGTGTCAACCATTATCAGATCGGAGTTAATGCATAATCTTGAACATTTTCTCATCTGAAGGAGAAAGGTATTGGGATCCGTTTAATGGCTCGGATCTTCGAGTACTTCGTAGTATGTGGAATCGGGCCAGAGATTCGGACCTTAGATGGGAACAGAGGATACCATGGCTCAGGAACTATGTATTTGCCTTCTCTTCTTGATCAGTACCCTCCTTCCAATCACACTCTctaccctccccctccccctcaaCTCCCTACTGTAAGTACTCCATTCCCCCTACTTTGAATTTAATGTTTAGGATGCTTATTTTTTGCAGTACAAGTCATTTTTTGCATTATTTGGAATGCAGTGTGTTCTACCTGCTGGAGTGGAATTCTACGGGTCGGGTTTTGATTCATATGATCCATCTACTTTTCCCAGGAGTTATCCTATTGTTTTGACTGGTACGCTACTAGCTTTAATATAGTATCTTCACTTGATTTTTTGGATGCCATTGACTGTATAAAAATCCCTTCAACATACTTATACTTGGTTTGGTTAGCACATTTGTACTTTCCTTTTTGGGGGTTTGCAGCTTTATTATTGATCTTCTGATAAAACATTATGTCCTTGTTGCACCCCAAGGGTCTGGCCTAGTGGGAGGAGAACCACAAAGCCTTAGGTTCAAATTAGAGCGGAGTAAAAACACACTAAGTTATTTCTTCCCATATGTCTAAGCCTGGTGGACAGATTTATCTAGTAGTTGTGCTGGTGGGAGGTAATAGATACTGGTGGAATACTCGAGGTGTGCACAAGCTGGCTCGCACACCATCGTCATAAAAAAGTTATGTCCTTATTAGTAATGAAAGTGATTTAGTTCAACTATTGTTTTAAGGTCATTTTATTGAAAGGAAGACTAgtctctttttctttgccttctGCTGTTGTCAGTTTAGCCTTTCcgctttctttcttttattgggTTGTGAGTTGTGACTAGTGAGTGATACTGGTTACAGAGGGTGATGGGTCAAAGATCTACGTCAGCTGCATCGCATTTCGGGATCCTGTTTGCGAGGATATTGCTGAAGCTTATCGCATTCCTGCAAATTCATATGCTGACAAATGCATCTGTCTTGTCTCACGTTCTCCCAGTTTTGGAATCCTTCGAGATGCACTGGAGGAGATTTTTGTGCTTTGTTTTTCCTCCTCTGGAAGCAGGTATGGATTAGAAAGCTTTGCTGGTTATGATATAATCAGTAATTGACACATATATTGCACATTGATTATTAATGATGAAAATGTATaccttatatatttttttttataaggtaaattgtgttaatcaaaagggagagaacTCCCGTGTACACAAAGTATACCGAAgacgtagagaatttacatcagaacatgattctctacaaaaggcgcccaatcttctatacaagtagGGGCTAAGTGAGTGCACCAAAAAACGATCAAAGATAAAAGgctattcttaagatgtgaaaaaggagactcaatctcctcaaaagctctcctatttctctccccccatactacccacatgagagctaacggaGCGAATTTCCACgccttttgctttcttcttctacggaaaccgccccagctatataacatttcctttacagtgcttggcatcacccattgaacaccaaagAGATTCAATATACCTTATATTTATGTCTCCCAGTGGTCAGCAATCTGTTTCTTATGAATGAAGAATAAGCTGGCCTTAAGATTATTTTTCACCAATATTCCCGCCTTAAACTAGGACAACATCTTCTCTATTCTCCCTGAGTAACCAGTTCCCGATCTTAGTAGCTTGAGAGTAGTTTGAATCACTTTCCTATCTTCAACACCTCAATTTTTCCACCGTGATACCAGTATAAAGACTGACAGGAAAGGTTACCAGTAAAACAAGTGTTAATTGCTCCAATAACTTATGGTCGGGTCAGATATGAATTGCGATAAAAAAATTGTTCCTCGTTTTGTGGGGATAATATATAACTTTCTAGCATGTCAAGTCAAAGGGGTGAAAGTGTTTCTTTAGGAAATCTTCTACTGCTTCGTGCGGTTACATTTTAAAGAGAAGATCAGAAGTCCGTATTTACCCTATGCTTGTCAACTAGAGGAAGGAAGGAAAGGAAGGGGATTGGGAAAACTTTCTCTACCTTCTTTGATTTCACACCTGAAAGTGGAAGTGAAGCGGAGAGAGCGCAAAATAGTTCTTTTCTTGGGTCCACCTATTTTCCTCCCCCTTTTCTCCTACTTTCCTGGCTTGTTCTTTTCCCTTCCCAGTTATGAATCAAGGattgtatttttccttttcttgcaTGTGCAAAAACACATGATTTAAAATAGTATTTATATAGCTTCTGAGTCGTACCTGACTCCAGTAAATATTTGGTTAGTAACGAAAAGTTGTTTTTTGCATTTTGTTTCATCCTAATTTTAAGATTTTATACTTCAAATGATAGCGGAATTTCCATTTTATCATCCTGTGTACTAATGTTGTCAGCTCTGCAAACATTTCAGCAAGCCATTGTGGGATGTTATAGCATATTCAGTCTCCAATGTACCTTTGCCTATACCTGGAAAGGATAGGGTGCTATTTTCTATTGAGAACAGCCTGCTCTCTGTTGAAGTTCCACCAAAGGAGGGCCTTCCTCATGCCGATGTATGTTTATGAGCATTTGTCTTCTTGAGAGTTTCGCCTGTTAAGGTGTCTCACTCGATGGTTGATTCAAATTCAATAAAGGATTGACTATGTTTCATTTGATGACAGATATCATTTCAGCCTTTGCTTCAGTGTTTGGATGTGGACAATGTAATCCAATTATTTACAGCTGTTTTGCTTGAGAGAAGGATTTTGCTTCGATCGAACATGTATTTCCTAATTGCTCTTTAGCTCTTGGAAAAAAACATAAGTAAATTTGTTTAATTTCTTCTATTTATATATAGTGCTGTTGGTATCCTCTCCTGTTTCTTGTGCACAACTTACATTTTAATGACGTGTGCACTGAGGCCTCGAGTTTGGTTCTATCTTAGCAGCTTAAAGAATTAGACACCCAGCTCTTTGCTAGCTTTTTGGTGCAACATGGCCTTGGTAGATGTAGATTCCATGTTATGATCGGGGGTTTGTACATTTGTAATTTTGAACGCATAGTGCTGCTATACCATTTATAAAATGTGATTACTTATATAAAAAAGAATTAGATAGTCAGCTCTAATTCTGACACAGTTCTTTCTATTGATACATACTTGATGTGAGAATTGTTATATCTTGTGCCTGGAAAGGGCATAAACATTGATATTAGCAAAGCCTACTTCATATAACTTGCAGTTGTTTATTCTGTTGATTGAGCAGTATCTTTTAACAACTTTATATTGAAAATGTTGGTAATGTGACTTGTGGAAAAAGATTTATAACCCTGTGAATTGTTAATTCTGGGGTTCCCGAAAAATGAAGCAGGCTTATAACTTGTTTTTATAAACTTATTAAGCAAATGTAATTGTGTGCGCAATAAAGCTGAAAACTTTTGGAGCAGGAAAGCAGAGCTCATGTATTTCTTAAATACTTTTGGAGATGCAAAGTGTTATATGCTGCAATAAGCTTCCAAGATTTTAGATTCTATGTCCGTAGTCCTCAATTTTTTTAGCGCTAAACCCCCCCTTAATTGGTTACTTTAGGTGCTTCAAAATAGTTGTTATTGGATTCTACTTTCTTTCAGCTTCTCTGTTTAGTGGTCTTTTCAGTTCTGGCTTTTAAGGTTTTGCAAATATTCGCCAGCAATTAACCTTGTGTAGCTGATTGTATACTGTTGGGATTCATGTTTCCTAATTTCTAATTAACTGATTTTGCAGGTATTCTCTGTTAACACTTGTATCAGAAGCCATATGCCATTTAATTTATCCATTTCGGTGGCAGGTGAGTTTTTTACTGGTTTATTGAATATTTTTGGGATctatggcttgtgattccattttcaatttacacacacacacacacacacacacacacatatatatatatatgttcccATGTGCATTTTCTCAATTTATATGTGTATATGTATGTATTTATGTTTGTCAATACGTATGTATGTCTGTCAATACGTATGTATGTATATTTACTATGCCCTATGCTACAGGGGCTTTATTATGTTTTGAGGTTTCCATGGACTGTCATCTGATTTGCTGATGTTTGTTGTGctgaagcatgtctacattccaTTGCTGTTTTTCAGTGGAGTAGACTATATTGATGCTCCTACGCCTTACATGATGGGCCTTCACTCTGGCGTGGATACCTATGGGCTTACAATGGATGGTGTAAGTTCACATAATGCTTATAAGCTAACTTAGACACTTAACTCtccttatttttttcatttaacTAGTCTCTCTGAATGTGCGTTGCACGTTTATCTCATGTCATTATTATAAAGTTTGTATTGCAAAATACTGAATTTTTATCATATGCATACTTTAAGAATTGTTTTTAGTTATAAGGGCATTTGAACACACATTATTTGCAATTCAATGTTTATTTTACAATTTTatctattattttaattttagttttagttTTAAATAAAAAGATTTTGAACCTAAAAGTTTTGTTTGAGTATCTCAAAGGAAGTAATGTTTCCCTCACAAAAGTTCTAACTTCTTCTGTAAGTGAAATTCATGtcaaacacaatttcaacttcaaatttaacttaaaatactaatttttcaaactTCAACCAAATATGATCCAAATATAATCTTTTAAAATGAATAAGTAATCAGTATCTGCAGTTAACTATCGTAAAATGAATTTCTTTTTTGTTGGTTaacattatatttttttttcaaatgttAAAAGATACTTTCaaaacatacatacatacatacatatatatatatatatatatattctcaaacTATTAGAAGTATTATTATTTATGAAAGAAAAGGCAAAATGGGAAAAACAAGGAACTAACTCAATGATGATACAATCGGTATAAGTTTACTTGAGGAACACCCCTCTTTCTCTTCCTTTCTAGTGAGGGACAAAGTTCCGTTGTAAAAAGGAatcatttcaaatatattttttcctccatttcaTGTTCACACATTACTTAAAAAATCCAACACATCATGTGCATCTTCTTCATATACGtctataattaatatttatttatataaaaataagtgTTAGAGTTATAATCTCATTTGTAGAAATGAAGGGTTGAATTGCATAATGAGTCCTTTTTTATTTACTGAATAAAATTTAGGTAATCAAGTAAGATAAAATTAAGAGAAAAAGCACCATATATGCCTATAGACTACTGCGGATAATAGTAGAGCTATAATTCATAtggaatatttttcaaaaaaatatttatttctttCACTTGCAAGAACGTAAAATAGAACTTCATTGTAAACAGAGTGGATCGTTAAGAAGATTAATGTATGCAAAGAGTAGATGATATGAATATCTAAAATATTATGATAAAAAATGATCACTGGTGGTTTCTGAATATCAAAACAAAATTAACGATTTATTTTATTTACCAAACTTAAACTGTTTTGTATCCTACTTACTTAGCAAATAATGCATAATGCCTTTTAGAATTTTTAGTTAAACTTATTCCCACCAACTAATCTTTGTATGCACGGGAATATGCATAAACGAAAAACAGATCATAAGCACATAATGAAAAACTAAAACATTTGTTTTGGTACTAATATTTGTTTACGGATGAATGCAGAAACGTGCATAGAGGataaaattaagaataaaaaagtCATTGATAATCCTAGAAAATAGACTATATTGTTGGACAATCAACTTTTTCTGATTACATATGTGGTTTAATATATGAAAGAGGGCCAACAATGAACCGCCAACTAAAAATGGTACTATTCTCCACAGACGTGAAAGTAACCAATATACTCATTAAAAGAAGAGGTTACTGTGTACTCATAATTAAAGACACAGATTTGCAAGAACATAAATAATCAGTGAAAATATAAATACTGATTTATTAATtacagtaaataaaaataaatattaaaatataacCGAGTGAAGTAAAGCAAGAATAACAATATCCGCCAAAATATGAACACGAAAACTAAGAAAGAAAGGATGAAGAAGAAACATACCATATACACAAATGCACATGTATACTGACTCCTTAAAAGGAATGGTTGTGATTGTTAAGTGTTAACGTTGGCTTGGTAAAATGAATAGTTGTGACTGGTATCATTGGCTTGACAACTCTTCGTAGGaataaatttttttataattagGTTATGTAAATTATGTAAAAGGGTATTTTAGTAATTCAACTTTTTAATTAAGGGCTTcccacttttaatataatatagatagataatgAGATCACTTGAGTTATCATTTTTTAGATTAAACGGTCGTCAGTGTTGATGCTATATGGTGCTTCATGTGCTACCTATTTTCTTGATAGTAAAGTAATTCTATTAATGAACCAGCACCAAGAAAGTGCTACCTGTATTTAGTTTCATATAAAGATAGCATTGTTcttcgattttttttttctttcatttttaagcAAAAGA
Encoded proteins:
- the LOC104108813 gene encoding serine/threonine-protein phosphatase 2A 65 kDa regulatory subunit A beta isoform-like; amino-acid sequence: MSMSDESAYGAAVLIDELMNEDRELRLNSMRQLSTIARALGVERTRTEFIQYIRENFDDEDDEEVLLEMAEQLGVFIPYVGGAEHATVLLPPLKGLCSDGESRVRDKAVESLCKIGSQMREPDLIESFIPLLKRLTDKEWTAQISSCGLFHIGYPNAPEPVRKELRTLYNQLCHDDTPLVRKAAAKNLGKFAETVEKPYLMNDIMPMFKYLSQDDQDSIRLLAVKNCAALGKLLAPQVCLAEILPVMISLAQDASWQVRYTVADQIYELCETVGPDATRTEMVPAYVGLLRDNETEVRKAAAGKVTKVFQILSPELPVQHIFPCVKELSSDPFQEVPFALASDIMGLAPILGKDQTVEQLLPIFLSLLKDESTQIRVNIISKIEQVNQVIGIDLLSQSLLSVIDELSEAKHWRVRVALINFIPLLASQLGFGFYNDKIGALCMQWLIDKVHQVRVAAANNLRLLAEKFGPEWASEHIIPQVLDMVDDRNYLYRITILHALSLLAPVMGSEITTSTFLPVILAASTDRVPNVRFNVAKVLGYLASVVDQSVVEERIRPCLNKFNEDEDVDVRFFANKALQAIYQ